One genomic window of Kosmotoga olearia TBF 19.5.1 includes the following:
- a CDS encoding DUF6062 family protein, with product MIGWSMPMKHNQKKENQAYFTLLDLIENEKNVCPICLATEKSVVNYFDILLYELVNDPRIMGTIDNAMGFCKKHTALLMSMGDPFGQSIIYKSILEQATKVLPSLLLKPKNNVKLFKNKRSLIYETIKSRCPACALEKEFEKLYINEFISALEKQEFREYFSLSNGLCIPHFIKIMEACKNRNSATFLFNTQLKIMNNIIAELGEFIRKNDYRFSKERINNEKDAWKRAARLLGGKHILDKLH from the coding sequence TTGATAGGATGGTCGATGCCTATGAAACACAATCAGAAGAAAGAGAATCAGGCGTATTTCACCCTTCTTGACCTAATTGAAAACGAAAAAAACGTATGTCCCATATGTTTGGCAACGGAAAAAAGCGTTGTCAATTACTTTGATATACTACTCTATGAGCTGGTTAATGACCCAAGAATCATGGGAACAATTGACAATGCAATGGGTTTTTGCAAAAAGCACACTGCACTCCTTATGTCAATGGGTGATCCCTTTGGACAATCAATAATATACAAAAGTATTCTTGAACAGGCAACTAAAGTTCTACCATCTCTACTATTAAAACCAAAGAATAATGTTAAACTCTTTAAGAACAAACGCTCGTTGATCTACGAAACCATTAAAAGTCGTTGCCCCGCTTGCGCCTTAGAGAAAGAATTCGAAAAATTGTATATCAATGAGTTTATTTCAGCTCTTGAAAAACAGGAATTTAGAGAATATTTTTCACTGTCAAATGGTTTATGTATACCACATTTCATCAAAATCATGGAAGCATGCAAGAATCGAAACTCGGCTACTTTTTTGTTTAATACTCAGCTTAAAATAATGAATAACATAATAGCTGAATTGGGCGAATTTATCAGAAAAAATGATTATAGATTTTCAAAAGAACGCATAAACAACGAGAAAGATGCATGGAAAAGAGCTGCAAGGCTTCTAGGAGGCAAACATATTTTAGATAAATTACACTAA